The Streptomyces sp. NBC_00435 nucleotide sequence TCCTCGCGGTGCCCAAGGAGGTGGAGGAGGCCGCCGTCCTGGACGGGGCGGGCGAGTGGACCCGCTTCACCCGGGTCTTCCTCCCCGCCGCCCGGGGAGCCCTGGCCGTCGTCTGCATCACCAGCTTCATGGGCGCCTGGGACGACTTCCTGTGGCCCCTGCTGGTGCTGACGAACAGCGACAACTACACCCTCCAGCTCGGACTGAAGACGCTGGCCGGTGCCACCACCGTCAGCGACCAGCGGATCATCGCCGCCGGCGCGATGACCGCGCTGATCCCGATGATGCTCCTCTTCTTCGCCCTCCAGCGCTTCTTCTTCAAGGGCGTCGGCGAGGGAGCCGTCAAGACCTGACCCGGCCCCCACCCTCCACCTCCTGCTTCCCCTTCCCCCGACCGCACGATCCGCGCCCACCCTCCAACCCCAACCTGGAGCAGCCGTCATGCACGACGACCGCAGCATCACCGAGCACCGCCTCCGCCGGGTCCTCAAGGAGCGCATCAAGCCCGCCGTCCACTCCCGCCCGGTCCCGTTGACCGTCGAGCGCTGGGAAGCCCCCGGCGAGCCCGTTCCCGTGGCCGAGGGCCTGGCGGCCGCGTACGAACCCTGCGCCGTCGGCGCCATGTGGGGCCCGGCCTGGGGCACCACCTGGTTCAAGGTCACCGGCACCGTCCCCGCCGAGTGGGCGGGCCGCACGGTGGAGGCCGTACTCGACCTCGGCTTCGACCGGATGATGCCCGGTTTCCAGTGCGAGGGCCTGGTCCACCGCGCCGACGGCGGGGAGATCAAGGCGCTCAACCCGTACAACGACTGGGTGCGCGTCAGCGACCGCGCGGCCGGCGGCGAGCGGATCGAGTGGTACGTCGAAGGCGCCTCCAATCCGGTCCTCGTGGACCACTCGGTCACCTACGAGGGAGACCGGCTGACCAGCGGCGACCAGCCCCTCTACCGGCTCGCCCGGATGGACCTCACCGTCTTCGAGACCGAGGTCTGGGAACTCGTACAGGATCTCGAAGTCCTCTACGACCTGATGACCCAGCTCGACGGGGGCGATGCCCGCCGCTACGAGATCCTGCGCGCCCTCGACTCGGCCCTCGACGCGGTCGACCTCTGCGACGTCCCCGGCACCGCCGCCGCCGCCCGCGCGCGGCTCATCCCCGTACTGGCCGCGCCCGCCAACGCCTCCGCGCACCGGATCAGTGCGATCGGCCACGCCCACATCGACTCGGCATGGCTGTGGCCGCTGCGCGAGACCGTGCGCAAGGTCGCGCGCACCTCCTCCAACATGCTGGGACTGATGGACGAGCACCCCGAGTTCGTCTTCGCCATGTCGCAGGCCCAGCAGCTCGACTGGATCAAGACCTACCGGCCCGAGCTCTTCGAGCGGATCAAGAAGAAGATCGCGGAAGGGCAGTTCGTGCCGGTCGGTGGCATGTGGGTCGAGTCCGACACCAACATGGTTGGCGGCGAGGCGATGGTCCGCCAGTTCCTCTACGGCAAGAAGTTCTTCATGGACGAGTTCGGCATCGAGACGAAGAACGTCTGGCTGCCCGATTCCTTCGGCTACACCGCGGCGATGCCGCAGATCATCAGGCTCTCCGGCTCCAAGTGGTTCCTGACCCAGAAGATCTCCTGGTCCCAGGTCAACAAGTTCCCCCACCACACCTTCTGGTGGGAGGGCATCGACGGCACCCGCGTCTTCACCCACTTCCCGCCCGTCGACACCTACAACTCCGACCTCGGCGGCGCCCAGCTGGCGCACGCCGCCCGCAACTATCAGGAGAAGGGGCGGGGTTCGCGGTCGCTCGCCCCCTTCGGGTGGGGCGACGGCGGCGGTGGCCCCACCCGCGAGCAGCTGGGCCGCGCCAAGCGGCAGCGGGACCTCGAAGGCTCCCCGCGCGTGGAGATCGAGCGCCCCGACGCCTTCTTCGAGAAGGCGCACGCCGAGTACGAGGACGCCCCCGTGTGGGCCGGCGAGCTCTACCTGGAGCTGCACCGCGGCACCTACACCTCCCAGGCCAGGACCAAGCAGGGCAACCGGCACAGCGAATCACTGCTGCGCGAGGCCGAACTGTGGGCCTCCACGGCCGCCGTGAAGGTCCCCGGGTACGCCTACCCGTACGAGGACCTGGAGCGGATCTGGAAGGCCGTACTGCTCCACCAGTTCCACGACATCCTCCCCGGCTCCTCCATCGCCTGGGTGCACCGCGAGGCGCGCGAGACCTACGCCGGGCTGCGCGCGGAGCTGCTCGGGATCACCCTGGCGGCGCAGACCGCCCTGGCGGGCGAGGGCGGGGAGGAACTCGTCTTCAACTGCGCCCCGCACACCCGGCGCGGCGTCCCGGCCGGCGGTGCGGGTCGCCCGGAGGCCGCCGGGGAGCCGGTCACGGTGGAGGCGCGGCGCGGCGGCGGGCAGGTCCTCGCCAACGGCCGGCTGCGCGTGGAGATCGACGGACGCGGCCTGATCGTGTCCGCCTACGACCTGGAGGCCGGCCGGGAGTCGGTCGCGCCGGGAGCCGCCGCGAACCTGCTCCAGATCCACCCCGACTTCCCGAACATGTGGGACGCGTGGGACATCGACGCGTTCTACCGCAACGCGGTCACCGACCTGGTGGACGTGGACGCGCTGGAGGTCACGCGGGCCGAGGCCACGCACGGCACCGTGCGGGTGGCCCGGTCCTTCGGCTCCTCCTCGGTCGTCCAGTCGGTCACCCTCCGGGCGGGAGCCAGGACGGTGGACATCGTCACGGACGTGGACTGGCATGAGACGGAGAAGTTCCTCAAGGCGGCCTTCCCGCTGGACGTCAAGGCCGAACGATCCGCGTCGGAGACGCAGTTCGGGCACGTCTACCGGGCCACCCACACCAACACCTCATGGGAGGCCGCCAAGTTCGAGATCTGCGCCCACCGCTGGATCCACGCGGAGGAGCCGGGATGGGGTGTGGCCCTCCTCAACGACTCCACGTACGGCCACGACGTGACCCGTGACATGCGCCCGGACGGCGGGCAGACGACGACGATCCGCCTCTCGCTCCTGCGGGCCCCGCGCTACCCCGATCCGGAGACCGACCAGGGCGCGCACACCCTGCGCTTCTCGCTCGCCCCCGGCGCGGGCATCGGCGACGCGGTCCGCGAGGGCCACGCGCTGAACCTGCCCGAGCGGACCGTCACCGGCGCGGGCCCGGTCACCCCGCTGGTGACGGTGGCAAGCGACGCGGTCGTGGTCGAGTCGGTCAAACTCGCCGAGGACCGCAGCGGCGACGTGGTCGTCCGCCTCTACGAATCCCACGGCGGCCGGGCGCGGGCCACTCTGACGGCGGACTTCCCCCTGTCGGCAGTGGTGGAGAGCGACCTGCTGGAACGCCCCCTGCCCGCAACCGCGACCTCCGCCCCCACCCCGGACGGCACGGTGGCCCTGACGCTGCGCCCGTTCCAGATCCTCACCCTTCGCCTCCACCGCGCCTGACCCCGCCCGCGGGGCGCCCGCACAGGCCGGGGCGCCCTGCTGCGCGGGCCCGCTCTGCTCAGCGCGGGCTCGGACCTGCTCTACGCCGTGGCGCCCGGTCCTGGCCGCCCTCGAGGAAGCCCAGCGCCGTCGCCCGGGTCGTGAGCTCCGCCACAGGTCCCGCGGGCCGGGGCTCCCGGCCCCGGGCGGGGCGGGGTTCCGGGTCCCCGACGCCTTCGGAATCCCCGGGCCGGGTTATGCACCTAGTTGCACAATAAGCGCTCGCTCAGCTAGAACAGGTTCATCACCCCCGCGCGAGGAGGCGCCCCCTCATGAGTTCCCAGAGCCGGTACCCGCACCTGCTGAGCCCGCTGGACCTCGGCTTCACCACCCTGCCGAATCGCGTGATCATGGGCTCCATGCACACGGGCCTCGAGGAGCACGAGCACGGCTTCGAGCGCCTCGCCGCCTTCTATGCCGAGCGCGCCCGCGGTGGCGCCGGCCTGATCGTCACCGGCGGCATAGCCCCGAACGACGCCGGCCGCCCCTTCGAGGGAGGTGCCCGCCTCACCACCGAGGAGGAGGCCGCCGAGCACCGGGTGGTCACCGATGCCGTGCACGCCGAGGGCGGGAAGATCGCGATGCAGATCCTCCACTTCGGCCGCTACGCCTACCACAAGGACCTGGTCGCCCCCAGCTCCCTCCAGGCCCCCATCAGCCCCTTCGTCCCGAACGCGCTCAGCGACGCCGAGGTCGAGCGCACCATCGAGGACTTCGTCCGCGCCGCCCGCCTCGCCAAGCTGGCCGGCTACGACGGCGTCGAGATCATGGGTTCCGAGGGGTACCTGGTCAACGAGTTCATCGCCGCGGCGACCAACAAGCGCACCGACCGCTGGGGCGGCGCCTACGAGAACCGCGTGCGCTTCCCGCTGGAGATCGTCCGGCGCACCCGCGCGGCCGTCGGCGAGGACTTCATCCTCATCTACCGCCTCTCGATGCTCGACCTGATCCCCGGCGGCTCCACCCTCGACGAGGTCGTCCGCCTCGCCAAGGAGGTCGAGTCGGCCGGCGCCACCATCATCAACACCGGCATCGGCTGGCACGAGGCCCGCATTCCCACCATCGCCACCTCCGTCCCGCGCGGTGCCTACACCTGGGTCACCAAGCGACTGATGGGCGCGGTCTCCGTCCCCCTCGTCACCAGCAACCGCATCAACACCCCGGAGATTGCCGAGGAGTTGCTCGCCGACGGCCGCGCCGACCTGGTCTCGCTGGCCCGCCCCTTCCTCGCCGACGCCGACTTCGTCGCCAAGGCCGCCGCCGGCCGCTCCGAGACCATCAACACCTGCATCGGCTGCAACCAGGCCTGCCTGGACCACACCTTCAGCGGCAGGATCACCAGCTGCCTGGTCAACCCGCGCGCCTGCCACGAGACCGAACTCACCCTCTCCGCGACCAAGTTGAAGAAGCGCGTCGCCGTTGTCGGCGCCGGCCCGGCCGGCCTCGCCTGCGCCGTCTCGGCCGCCGGCCGCGGCCACGCCGTCACCCTCTACGAGGCCTCCGGCCACATCGGCGGGCAGCTCGACATCGCCCGGCGCGTCCCCGGCAAGGAGGAGTTCGAGGAGACCATCCGCTACTACGGCACCCAGCTCACCGAGCACGCGGTCGACGTCAGGCTGAACACCCGCGCCGACGTGGAGACCCTGCGCGGCTACGACGAGGTCGTCGTCGCCACCGGAGTCACCCCCCGCACCCCCGACATCGAGGGCGTCGACGGCCCCAACGTCGTCAGCTACCTCGACGTGCTGCGCGACGGCGCCCCCGTCGGCGAGCGCGTCGCCGTCCTCGGCGCCGGCGGAATCGGCTTCGACGTCGCGGAGTTCCTCACCGACAGCGGCGAAGGCGCCTCCCAGGATCCGGAGGTCTACTTCCGCCACTGGGGCGTGGACACCGCCTACACCGGCCCCGGCGGGCTCACCGCGCCCGAGCGCCCCGCCCCGCCTCGCCAGGTCCACCTGCTCCAGCGCAAGACCACCAAGGTCGGCGCCGGGCTCGGCACCACCACCGGCTGGATCCACCGCGCGGAGCTCAAGCACCGCGGGGTCGTCTCGGTCGCGGGCGCCGCGTACGACCGCATCGACGCGGAGGGCCTGCACATCACGGTGGGGGGCGAGCAGCGACTCGTACCCGCCGACACCGTGGTGCTCTGCACCGGCCAGGAACCGCGCCGCGACCTGTACGAGGCGCTGCGCGCGGCCGGCATCGAGGCGCACCTGATCGGCGGCGCCGACGTGGCCGCAGAACTGGATGCCAAGCGGGCCATCCGGCAGGGCACGGAACTGGCCGCCGCCCTCTGAGCCGGTCCGCCCCCGCGGGGGCGGAGCACGGGTGTTGTGGCGGTCCGCACCGGGCCGCCACAATCATGCGGTGACGACGCTGACACCGGCAGACGCGGACAAGATCCTCAACGACAACTTCGCCCCGTGGGTGCTCGCCCTCGGGCTCACCGTCCAGGAGACGGGTGAACGGCACGCCGTGCTCCGGCTGCCCTGGTCCGACGCCCTCGCCCGGGACGGCGGAGGCCTCAGTGGTCAGGCCCTGATGGCCGCCGCGGACACCGCCACGGTCATCGCGATCTCCGCCGCGCGCGGGGCCTACGGCCCGATGACCACGGTCCAGCAGTCCACCAGCTTCCAGCGGCCGGTGGTCGGCGCCGACGTACTGATCCGTGTGACGGTCACGAAGCTCGGCAAACGGATGGCCTTCGCCGACATCACCATGACCCCGGACGGCGGCCAGGAACCGGCCGCTACGGCCTCCACCGTCTACGCCCTGCTGGGCTGAGT carries:
- a CDS encoding alpha-mannosidase, with translation MHDDRSITEHRLRRVLKERIKPAVHSRPVPLTVERWEAPGEPVPVAEGLAAAYEPCAVGAMWGPAWGTTWFKVTGTVPAEWAGRTVEAVLDLGFDRMMPGFQCEGLVHRADGGEIKALNPYNDWVRVSDRAAGGERIEWYVEGASNPVLVDHSVTYEGDRLTSGDQPLYRLARMDLTVFETEVWELVQDLEVLYDLMTQLDGGDARRYEILRALDSALDAVDLCDVPGTAAAARARLIPVLAAPANASAHRISAIGHAHIDSAWLWPLRETVRKVARTSSNMLGLMDEHPEFVFAMSQAQQLDWIKTYRPELFERIKKKIAEGQFVPVGGMWVESDTNMVGGEAMVRQFLYGKKFFMDEFGIETKNVWLPDSFGYTAAMPQIIRLSGSKWFLTQKISWSQVNKFPHHTFWWEGIDGTRVFTHFPPVDTYNSDLGGAQLAHAARNYQEKGRGSRSLAPFGWGDGGGGPTREQLGRAKRQRDLEGSPRVEIERPDAFFEKAHAEYEDAPVWAGELYLELHRGTYTSQARTKQGNRHSESLLREAELWASTAAVKVPGYAYPYEDLERIWKAVLLHQFHDILPGSSIAWVHREARETYAGLRAELLGITLAAQTALAGEGGEELVFNCAPHTRRGVPAGGAGRPEAAGEPVTVEARRGGGQVLANGRLRVEIDGRGLIVSAYDLEAGRESVAPGAAANLLQIHPDFPNMWDAWDIDAFYRNAVTDLVDVDALEVTRAEATHGTVRVARSFGSSSVVQSVTLRAGARTVDIVTDVDWHETEKFLKAAFPLDVKAERSASETQFGHVYRATHTNTSWEAAKFEICAHRWIHAEEPGWGVALLNDSTYGHDVTRDMRPDGGQTTTIRLSLLRAPRYPDPETDQGAHTLRFSLAPGAGIGDAVREGHALNLPERTVTGAGPVTPLVTVASDAVVVESVKLAEDRSGDVVVRLYESHGGRARATLTADFPLSAVVESDLLERPLPATATSAPTPDGTVALTLRPFQILTLRLHRA
- a CDS encoding NADPH-dependent 2,4-dienoyl-CoA reductase, with the protein product MSSQSRYPHLLSPLDLGFTTLPNRVIMGSMHTGLEEHEHGFERLAAFYAERARGGAGLIVTGGIAPNDAGRPFEGGARLTTEEEAAEHRVVTDAVHAEGGKIAMQILHFGRYAYHKDLVAPSSLQAPISPFVPNALSDAEVERTIEDFVRAARLAKLAGYDGVEIMGSEGYLVNEFIAAATNKRTDRWGGAYENRVRFPLEIVRRTRAAVGEDFILIYRLSMLDLIPGGSTLDEVVRLAKEVESAGATIINTGIGWHEARIPTIATSVPRGAYTWVTKRLMGAVSVPLVTSNRINTPEIAEELLADGRADLVSLARPFLADADFVAKAAAGRSETINTCIGCNQACLDHTFSGRITSCLVNPRACHETELTLSATKLKKRVAVVGAGPAGLACAVSAAGRGHAVTLYEASGHIGGQLDIARRVPGKEEFEETIRYYGTQLTEHAVDVRLNTRADVETLRGYDEVVVATGVTPRTPDIEGVDGPNVVSYLDVLRDGAPVGERVAVLGAGGIGFDVAEFLTDSGEGASQDPEVYFRHWGVDTAYTGPGGLTAPERPAPPRQVHLLQRKTTKVGAGLGTTTGWIHRAELKHRGVVSVAGAAYDRIDAEGLHITVGGEQRLVPADTVVLCTGQEPRRDLYEALRAAGIEAHLIGGADVAAELDAKRAIRQGTELAAAL
- a CDS encoding PaaI family thioesterase, which encodes MTTLTPADADKILNDNFAPWVLALGLTVQETGERHAVLRLPWSDALARDGGGLSGQALMAAADTATVIAISAARGAYGPMTTVQQSTSFQRPVVGADVLIRVTVTKLGKRMAFADITMTPDGGQEPAATASTVYALLG